The sequence below is a genomic window from Sphingobacterium sp. ML3W.
TATATGATATCTACTGTAGGATTCAAAGCGAAAGTTTTAAAATGAATATTATTTCCAGCTAATGGATTTCTTTTTTCGGTTAAATAAACCGTTGGTACAAATATAGAAATAGTAGATGATGTCTAATAATGGTAACCACCAAATGAGATCAAAAACTGCTAATTTCTTATAAATGGAGCTAAAAGTGATAAGCTGTGCAAGTAAGCGAATGAGGTAAGCTGCTACTGGCACATACCAGTAATTGGGGAATAATATTGCTGTTATGATGATAGCGCAATAAAACATAAAAGAAGTAATCAGTTGGATACCGAGCATACGTTGATGCTTTTTCTTGTAGATAACGGAAGCACCGGAATGTCTTGCTTTTTGCTTATAGTAGCTTTTCCATGTTGTTTTGGGTTCGGAGTATACGATAGCATCCGGATGGATGGATATAATGGTATTGCTCTTGGTAGCATTTTGATTGACAAAAAGGTCATCATCTCCCGATTTGATATGCATATGGGAAGCAAACCCCTTATTGCGAAAGAATAAGGATTTCGTATATCCCATATTTCTTCCAACAGCCATATAAGCGTCTTTTTTTAAGGCATACGAGAGGTAGCTCATGGCCGTGTGTGTGGTTTCAAAACGGATGAGCTTGTTTAAAAATCCTTTATATTTGAAATAGGGAGAATAGCCGATCACAATCTCCTTATCTGGTTGACTTAATGCGCCAACAATTTCTTTTAACCAATTGTTGGAGTTTGGATTGCAGTCAGCATCTGTAAAGACCAACTTTTCATGTTTAGCGGATTTGATACCGAGTGAGACTGCGAACTTCTTGCCATGTTTAAGACGTATATGTTCTTTTATATCGACAACACGTAAGTGATTATATTTTGATTCAAAATCTTTTAGAACCCACCTGGTTTCATCGGTAGAGTAATCGTTGACAACAATAACTTCAAAATCAGGGTAATCTTGTTCTAAAATAGAGGTTAGAAACTGTTTGAGGTTTTCCTGTTCGTTATGTGCACATATAATGACCGATATAGGGTCTACTGTCTCTTGTTGTTGATAGGATTGTACTTGGTGTCGACTTAATTTTCCATATACAACTATAATATAGTACAATTGGAAGAGCAACAATAGTGCAATGATGCCAAGGGCGATGTAAGGGTAATAGAGGGCGTATTGTTGTACGATGGTCATATGTTGCAAAGATAGTATGTTCGAAGGATATTTGTTTTATTATTGTTTTTTGTAGCATAAATGTTAAAATGTTGTGAAAGGTCAATCTTTGCATTGGTTTTTATAGTATTTTTGCAGAGATTTTTGAAAAAAGCAAGTCGGGGAATTTGTTTTCTGAAACTTTAAGAATCATCAAATTAGACTCCCCAAAAAAATAAATATTTAATGAAATTCACCCTTCAAGTACAAGATAAATTTTCGAAAGCGCGTGCAGGTGTTGTTGAGACTGCTCACGGAAAAATTCAAACGCCTATTTTCATGCCTGTTGGTACCGCCGGTACGGTTAAAGGTATTCATCAACATGAATTAAAGAATGATATTGAGGCTCAAATAATATTGGGTAATACCTATCACCTGTACTTAAGACCGGGATTGGATGTTTTGAATAAAGCTGGAGGACTTCATAAGTTTATCGGTTGGGATCAACCGATTTTAACGGATTCAGGAGGCTATCAGGTGTACTCTTTATCTGACAACCGTAAGATAAAGGAAGAAGGGGTTACTTTTCGTTCGCATATAGACGGCTCTAAGCATTTGTTTACGCCAGAGAATGTGATGGATACCCAACGTGTCATCGGTGCAGATATTATTATGGCATTTGATGAGTGTACGCCATACCCATGTGATTATGGTTATGCGCGACGTTCGATTGAAATGACGCATCGTTGGTTGAAGAGGTGTTGTGACCGTTTTGATAGTACAGAGCCTTTATATGGTTATGACCAGACGTTATTCCCAATTGTTCAAGGGTCTGTTTATAAAGATTTACGAGAAAGATCTGCTGAGAAAATTGCTTCTTTCAATCGTGAAGGAAATGCGATCGGAGGCTTATCTGTTGGTGAACCGGCAGAGGATATGTATGCGATGACAGAAGTTGTCTGTAATATCCTTCCAGAAGATAAACCGCGATATTTGATGGGAGTGGGTACACCGATTAATTTATTGGAAAATATCGCACTGGGTATCGATATGTTTGATTGTGTGATGCCTACACGTAATGCACGTAATGGCATGTTATTTACACGTCATGGCACCATTAATATCAAGAATGAAAAATGGAAAGATGATTTTTCTCCGATTGATCCTGATAGTGATCTTTTTGCAGATCAGGTATATACAAAAGCTTATTTGCGTCATTTAATTCGTTCTCAAGAACTTTTAGGTGCACAAATTGCTTCTTTACATAACTTACACTTCTATTTGTGGTTGGTGAAGGAAGCACGTGAGAAAATTGTAGATGGTACATTCTACGATTGGAAAAATAAAATGGTAAAGGTTTTGGGTCAACGTTTGTAATTTTTTGCATCTTAGTAACATTATGTTTTCTATCATTGATCGTTATATTATTAAAAAGTACTTGAGCACATTTGTGTTCACGATGGCTATTTTTACAGTTGTCATGGTTATTTTTGATATTTCAGAGCGGTTGGACGATTTCTTGAAGTATAATGCTCCTATGGACAAGATCATATTTGAATATTATGCGGGATTCATTCCGTTTTATTTGAATTTCTTGTGTCCTTTAATCAACTTTATCGCTGTCATTTTCTTTACTTCGAAGATGGCCGATCAAACGGAAATTGTCCCCATATTAAGTGCTGGATATAGTTTTAATCGTCTTCTAAGGCCGTATGCGTTCTCTGCAACCTTAATATTTGCGGTTTCTTTTATTTTTAATCTCTACATTATTCCGAAAACGAATAGAATTAAGATTGGATTTGAGAATATCTATGTGAAACCACTTAAAGATAATACCAAGATTTCTACGCATATGCAGATTGATAAAAACAGTTATGTGTATATAGACAATTTTGATAATAATTCGAAGGTTGGCTATAAGTTTGTCTTAGAGAAGTTTAAGGGCGATACCTTGTTGGAAAAGATGATCGCTGAACGTATTACTTGGGATTCTGTGTCGACGAAATGGAAAATACACGATTATACAAATCGGGTTATTAATGGTCTTCATGAACGGATGGATAAAGGGGTCGTAAAAGATACGACCTTGGATATGAAACCAAGCGATTTCGAACTGTACGATAATATTTTTACAGCAATGGATACCAAGGAGCTGAATGAGCGCATCTATAAAGAAGAGATCAGGGGGACAGGGATGATGACGGACCTTAAGTTGGAAAAGTATAAGCGGTATGTTTATCCTTTTTCGGCATTTGTATTGACGCTGATGGGGGTAGCATTGTCTTCTAAAAAAGTAAGAGGGGGTATTGGTTTGAGTCTAGGGATTGGTATTGGTTTGAGTTTTACCTATATCGTTTTTATCCAGTTTGCCAATATGTTCTCGTTAAAGGGTGGGCTTCCACCTTTGATTGCGGTATTAATTCCCAATGTAACATTTTTAATTATTGCAATCTATTTGGCGATTAGAGCGCCAAAATAAATATTTCCACTGATGTCTAAAATAAAAATTAATCAGAATGTTCTTATTCTGCATTTAACGATTCTGATATGGGGCTTTACCGGTATTTTGGGGAATTTAATTTCGATTTCTGCGATACATCTTGTTTGGTATCGGGTTGCCATTGCGGCGATTTCCCTATTTATATATCTTATTGTAAGTAAGCAACAAATCCGTGTGACGCGCAGAGACTTGCTCTCCTTTACTATGGTTGGGGGGATAGTAGGTCTGCACTGGGTCTTGTTTTTTTATGCGATAAAAATATCGACAGTATCAGTGGCTTTGGTCACTTTGTCTTCCCTCACGCTGTATACTTCTATTTTGGAACCTCTTATCAATAAGCAAAAGATAGCGATGATGGATATGGTTGTCGGTATTGTGATTATAATGGGAATCTATATGATATTCCAATTTGAATCGAATTATATCGAGGGTATTATTGCGGGTCTGTCCTGTGCATTTTGTGCGAGTATTTTTTCTATTGCAAACTCAAGGATGGTAAAAAAATCGAGTGCTACCTTAATCACTTTTTATGAAATGGTGGGTGCTTTCTTTTGGGTATCTCTATTCATGGTTTTTAGTGGAGACTTCAATGAGCAGATGGCATTGAATCAATCGGATCTCATCTATTTATTGATTTTAGGTGTTCTATGTACTGCTGTTGCGTATGTGTTAGGTGTTGCGGTGATGAAAGAATTGAGTGCTTTTACGGTTGCGCTAACCACTAACTTGGAGCCTGTATATGGTATTCTGTTGGCGATGCTCATCTTTGGACAGAAGGAAACAATGAGTCTGGGATTCTATGGTGGCGCTGCTATTGTTTTGGGTGCGGTATTCTTTTATCCTTATCTGAAGACAAAAATTGAAAAACGGAAACAGGATTTGATTATTAGAAAGATTTATTAGTATGGTAAAACGCAGCTGACTTTGCGTTATATTTTCTTCAATGAATAAGCCTCGTAAATATACTTTACGAGGCTTATTTATTTTTAATAACTGGTATTTACGAGAATTGATGGATCATTTCTTTGCTTTCAAGTTCGGATACTCCCATGAGAAATTCATCGACTTTTCGGGCGCATTCACGACCTTCTGCTATCGCCCATACGACTAATGATTGCCCTTTTCTACAATCTCCGGCGGTGAAAATATGATCGACCGAGGTTTTAAAGGCTTTATCTGTTGCTATGATATGACCATGGATATCGACTTGAACACCTAATTTTTCTGGTAATTGTTGTTCTGTATGTTGATAACCAACAGCTAGTAGCACCAAATCTGCCGGAATTTCTTTTGGTTCGGATTTACTTATCTGGGTTTTTCGTCCATAATCATCCACTTCATATTCGACTTCTATGATTTGTACAGTTTTGACATTCCCATTTTCATCACCAATAAATGCTTTTGTTTCTGTTGCCCAGAGGCGCTCGCATCCCTCTTCTTGAGAAGAGGTCGTATTGAACGTGATTTTATCCATTGGCCAAGGGTTGTTTTTCAATCTTTGTTTTGCAGGGATGGGTTTGCGGGCGATCTGTCTGATGCTTTTGGCTTGTTGACGATTGGCCGTTCCGATGCAATCTGACCCTGTGTCACCATCACCAACAACGACAACATGCTTACCAGTTGTCATGATTTGAAACTCATGATCTTCAATTCCACTTACTTTCTTATTTTGCTGTTTTAAGAAATCCATTGCAAAATGAATACCTTTTAAGTCTTTTCCGGGGATATCGAGCTGCCAGGGCACAGTAGATCCTGTGGCTATAATAACAGCATCATAGGCCAGCAATTCGTGGATAGGAATATTTTTTCCGACTTCAGCATTTACCTTAAACAAGATACCTGATGCTTGCATGATGGAAATTCGTCTATCGATAATTTTTTTATCCAATTTAAAATCAGGGATACCATAGCGTAATAAACCGCCTACTTGATCATCGCGTTCAAACACCACCACATCATGTCCGGCCTTATTCAATTGTGCTGCGGCTGCTAATCCTGCAGGGCCAGAACCGATTATAGCGATTTTTTTATTCGTTTTAATATAATTTTTATGTGGTTTTACGTAGCCTTTGTTAAAGGCGATTTCGATAATATGCTTTTCAATCTCTTCAATGGCAACAGGTGAACTATGAATGCCGAGAACGCAGGCAGACTCGCAGGGGGCTGGACAAATTCGTCCCGTAAATTCAGGGAAGTTATTTGTTGAGGAAAGGATATTGTAGGCATCCTCCCATTTTCCATCGTATACGGCATCGTTAAATTCAGGAATAACATTGCCTAAGGGACAGCCTGAATGACAAAATGGTATACCACAGTCCATGCAACGTGCTGCTTGTTTATGTAGTTGGCTATCGGAATAGCCTTTGTTAAATTCTTGATAATTTTGTATCCTGCTTGCTACCGGTTCTTTTTGTGGAAGCTCGCGCGTGTATTCTTTAAATCCTGTTATTTTTCCCATGATTTTTCCTCCTGATTATGCTTCTACTAATTTTGTCCGTAATACCTGTTTGTATTCTTTTGGAAATACCTTGATAAAACTGACCTTTTTCGTTGTCCAATTTTCGAGTATATCTTGTGCAATGATGCTACTAGTCAATGAAATGTGTCTTTTTAAAAGGGCAATGATCGCCATCTCATCTTCTTGTTCTAATGGGTCTAGGTCAATCATTTCAGTATTGCAGTTTTCTCTAAAAGTTCCTAATGGATTATATACCCATGCGATACCACCGCTCATACCGGCGCCAAAATTACGTCCTGTCTCTCCTAATATAAGTGCTCTACCTCCTGTCATATACTCACAACCATGATCTCCAACTCCCTCTACGACTGCCGTAGCACCAGAATTACGGACCGCAAAGCGTTCACCTGCTTGTCCATTAATAAAAAGATGACCTGATGTGGCGCCAAAAAGGGCGACATTGCCGATGATAATATTTTCATGAGGTACTAATATGCTTTCGGCTTTTGGGTAAATGGCCAATTGTGCTCCAGATAACCCTTTTCCGACGTAATCGTTTGCTTCACCTTCCAGTTCGAAAGATAATCCTTTGGTCGAAAATGCTCCGAAGCTTTGTCCTGCGGACCCTTCGAATTTATAATTAATCGTGTTGTCAGGTAGCCCTACTGAGCCATATTTTTTGGATATTTCATTCGAGAGCAAGGTGCCAATAGTACGATCGGTGTTTTTGACAAGGAAAGTTCCAAAGACAGGAGTTTTGTTTTCTAAAGCCTGTTTTGCTTGTGTAAGCAATCCCCAATCTAAAATCATACCCATACCATGGTCCTGTTCTTCGGTATTGTATAGCGATTGATCGGAATCATTAGGTTCGACATATAGGATTCCTGAAAAATCTATCTTTGAGGCTTTCCAATGATCTATGTTCTCTCTTTTTTTCAAGAACTGAGCTTTTCCTACCATTTCATTGATGGTTCGGAATCCCAATTCAGCCATCGTTTCGCGGATTTCCTCTGCCATGAAGCGAAATAGGTTAACAATGTCTTCTGGTTTTCCCGTAAATAATTTCCTTAATTCAGGATCTTGCGTCGCTACGCCAACAGGACAGGTGTTTAAGTGGCATTTACGCATCATGATACATCCCCCAGCAATAAGAGCTGCGGTCGAGACACCCCATTCTTCAGCACCTAATAAGGTTGCTACAACAATATCACGGCCTGTTTTTACTTGACCATCTGCTTGCAATACTATGCGGCTTCTTAGTTTGTTTTTAACTAAAGTTTGATGCGCCTCCGCTAGACCCAGTTCCCAAGGTAAACCAGCATGTTTGGTCGAACTGATGGGAGAAGCGCCTGTTCCGCCATCGAATCCTGCTATTAAGATGACGTCGGCATGTGCCTTTGCTACACCAGCGGCTATGGTACCTACACCTGCTTTGGAAACTAGCTTTACATTGATACGTGCTGCCCGATTTGCATTTTTTAGATCAAAAATTAATTGGGCTAGATCTTCAATGGAATAGATATCATGATGTGGGGGCGGGGAGATTAACCCAACACCCGGTGTGGAATGTCGTGTTTTAGCAATCCATTCGTTGACTTTAGGACCCGGGAGCTGGCCGCCTTCTCCTGGTTTGGCACCTTGAGCCATCTTAATCTGTATTTCATCTGCTTGTGTCAAATAATTAGACGTTACGCCAAAACGTGCCGATGCCACTTGTTTGATTGCCGATCGCATAGAATCACCATTGGGTAAAGGTTGGTATCGTAATTCATCTTCACCTCCTTCTCCGGTATTTGACTTTGCTCCAATGCGGTTCATCGCGATTGCTAACGTGCTATGCGCTTCATGCGAAATGGATCCAAAAGACATCGCACCAGTTGCAAAACGTTTTAAGATCTCATTGGCAGATTCTACCTGATCCAATGGAATGGCAGTTCTATGTTTTGCGAAATCCAACAATCCTCGTAATGTAAATAGCTGTTCTTTTTGATTGTTTATTTTTTCAGCATATTTTTTATAGGTTAAATAGTCATCATTTCGACAGGCTTGTTGTAGTAAATGTACGGTCTCTGGATTCCAAAGGTGTCCTTCGCCGCGACGTTTCCACTGATATATACCCCCTTCTGGAAGTAATGTTTTTACGGTTCTACTTTCTTTGAAATTGCTCCAATGTTTAGTCAATACTTCTTGTGCAATATCATCGAGATTTAGACCCCCAATACGTGATACGGCTCCACAAAAATACTTATCAACTACGGTTTTGTCTATTCCTAGTACTTCAAATATTTGTGCTCCATGATAAGATTGTAGGGTGGATATCCCCATTTTGGAGAATATTTTTAAGAGTCCTGCATTAACTGCTTTTACGTAGTTTTTAGAAAGTTCTGGCCAGGTCAATTCGGTATCCAATTTACCTTGTTCTTTCATGGTACGGATACTTGCTAAGGCCATGTAAGGGTTTATTGCGGTGGCACCAAAGGCAAGTAGACATGCAAAGTGATGTACTTCCCAAGTATCTCCAGCTTCAACAACAAGTCCAACTGCTCCGCGATTACCGGTTTTAATGAGATGGTGATGTACTGCTGATACCGCTAAAATTGATGGGATTGGTGCATGTTGCGAGTCGATTGCACGGTCAGAAAGGATCAATACCTCGAATCCATCTTTTACCGCATCATCTGCATAGCGGCACAGTCGCTCTAAACCTGCTTCTAGTGAACCGTTTTGTCCATCTGCTCTGAAATATGCTTGTAAGGTTTTTGCTTGAAAAGCTCCTGTATCAATGGAACGTAGTTTCTCTAATTCTTTTGATGTTAGGATGGGGTGTTCAAGAGTTACACAATGACAGAATTTTTTATCTTCAATCAATATGTTCCCAGCATTTCCAATGAATGTGGCTAAGCTCATCACTAATCTTTCGCGAATAGGATCAATGGGAGGATTTGTAACTTGTGCAAAAAACTGTTTAAAGTAACTTGAAAGATGTTGTGGGTGATCCGAGAGAATGGCCAATGGTACATCGGATCCCATAGACCCTGTAGGCTCATAGCCATTGATTGCCATGGGTGTCAATATTGTTTCGAGATCTTCTCGGGAATATCCGAATGTCTGTTGGTATTTAAAAACCGATTCTTTGGATAAGTAGGTGTATGTAACTCGTGGTTCTGCTAATTCTGCTAATTTTATTTTGTAACTGTCTAACCAATTGCCATAAGGTTGTTGACGTACTAATGCTCCTTTCACTTCTTCATCGGATAAAATTTTCCCCTGCTCCATATCCACCAAGAAAATTTTCCCAGCTTGTTGTCTTCCTTTTTTAATGATTAAGGATTCGTCAATAGGAAGAGCGCCCGCCTCGGAAGCGACAATAACGCGATGGTCAGCTGTTATGGCATAGCGAAGGGGACGTAGTCCATTGCGATCTAAGGTAGCACCGATCGATTTTCCATCTGTGAAACAAAGGGCTGCGGGACCGTCCCAAGGTTCCATTAGTGTAGCATGATATTCATAAAATGCTCTTTTGAGTGGGTCCATCTGGGTATTGCCATCCCATGCTTCGGGTACAAGCATCAACATAACGTGTGCAAGGCTTCGGCCACTATGCAATAAGAGTTCTGCAACATTATCTAAGCAGGCCGAATCCGATTGCCCATAATCTACCACAGGTAATAAGATTTCCATTTCTTCTGGTGTAAAGTAGGGCGACGATAGTGCACGCATGCCTGCATAGAACCAATTGAGATTGCCTGTTAAGGTATTGATTTCACCATTGTGCGCTAACATCCGAAATGGTTGTGCTAATGACCAAGAAGGGAATGTATTGGTTGAAAATCTGGAGTGTACTAAGCCGAATGCTGATATTACTCGTGGGTCTCGGAGATCTTCGAAATAGGATCCAACTTGATAGGTGGTTAGTTGACCTTTATATATAATTGTTTTGCAAGATAAGGAAGCGAAGTAAAGCGGGAGTGGGTATTCTTGGTACTGTTTGATTTTTTGGATAATCAAGCGTCTTAGGACAAATAGTTTGCGTTCAAATTCTTCAGTGTTGTGAATGGTATCGGGTCTGTCGATAAAGAATTGAACGATTTCGGGCTCTGCACTTAATGCGGTAGGTCCTATGCCAGCTCTGTTTACTGGGACTTCCCGAAACCCAAGGAACTTCATTTCTCTTTCAGTTGCTGCTTCATGAATAACTGTTCTACATATTTTATTCATTTCCGGTTCTTTGGGAAGAAAAACCATTCCAGTCCCATAATATCCGGGTTCTTTTAATTGTATACCGAGGTTAATACACTCTTCCCATAGGAACTCATGCGGTAATTGGATCATAATACCTGCTCCGTCACCACTTTCTGGGTCGCAGCCACAAGCACCGCGATGTTCCATGTTTTCTAACATGGTTAGTGCATCTTTTACCTGATTATGTGATTTTATTCCTTTAATATGCGCTACAAAACCAACCCCACAGGCATCATGTTCAAAGCTTGGGTCGTATAGACCTTGCTGATTTTTGTTACTTTCAATCATCTTCCTTTTCAATTATTACTTTGCTAATATACGAATAAAATCACTATAATATTATAGATATTATAAGTTATTTTACATTAAATTGTGTTATTTATAATTAATACTGCTTTTATTAAAGATATTGTATTTACTTGTGCTTTTGGATTTTATTTTTTTTCAATTGTACTGCCGCTGTTATTTTGGTGTTATAGGTTAAACCGTGGTCTTAAAAATTGTCTATTGCAATTGGAAAAAAATAGTGAAATATTACACCTTCTTAAGTACTGGTCCTGATAAAAGCCGTAGCAAAAGCTTATTATTATGATCGCATGATTGGTGTTCGACGTACAATCGAGCTTGCTATAGGACTTGTAGGAGCCAAGTACGGTTGTTTATCGGGGTTTGTTCGGTTGTTGTTTGTCTTTTTGTCGACCCCAAGTTGAACAGCAGTCGAATGCAAGTCGAACAAGCCCCGAAGCATTGTCCTATCAGTGTCCTAGCATTCTCAGAGAGTTGTTAAGTATTGTATGCACTTTCATGCACTTCTATGGACTCCTGTGGACTTTTATAGGCTTATTGTCGTTCAGTGTATTCAGATCTTAAAAGGTGGATATAATTTCTTTGTTTTCTTAAAAAAGAACATTTTCAGGATAGGATAAGTTCTGCAACTTGTTTTTTCTGCTCTATATATTTGATATTCTTTCTATATCTTAGCTTTTATTATTTTCCTTATAGAAGGAAGTAGAAGACAGTTTAACCATGAAGATTACTGAAATAGAAATATATCGACTAAGTATTCCAATGGAACCTTTTGTGATTGCAACAGGAACCATGGATTTTGCCCAGAATACTTTTATTCGTATCCATACGGATGCCGGTATTTTTGGCGTTGGGGAATGTTCGGCGTTTCCGATGATTGTTGGCGAAACACAGGATACTTGTCTCGTCATAGCACGTGATTTTGCTAAAATATGGAAGGGAAAAGACCCTTTACAAATCAGTGAACGTCTAGCCGAGTTGGATCTATATATCGCTGGAAACACAACCATAAAGTCTGCATTTGATATGGCTTTATATGATATTGCTGCAAAAAATGCGGGATTACCCTTATATCAATTCTTAAAAGGTGCTCCTCGCGAAATAGTCACCGATATTACTATAGGTATTGGTTCTCCAGAGGAAATGGCAGCTAAGGCCAAGTTGTTGTACGATGCTGGTGCTGTCATGTTGAAAGTAAAATTAGGAAAAGAAGCTAAAACAGATATTGCACGTGTTCGTGAAATTCGAAAAGCTGTTGGATTTGATATGCCTATTCGTATAGATGCCAATCAAGGGTGGTCTTATCATGATGCGGTGGAGGTTTTGCAAGGTTTGGAACCCTTTAAGATTCAATTTTGCGAACAGCCTATGCGCACTTATTTAGATCATATGCTGCCTCAACTTAGAACAGAAACCACGGTGTTGATCATGGCCGATGAGTCTGTTTATTCGCATCACGATGCTGAGCGCCTTTGTCGTGCTGATGCTTGTGATTATTTGAATATCAAATTTTCAAAATCTGGAGGTATTCATGAAGCATTGAAAATTGCTGCAGTGGCATCTGAATTTAATATGCCATGTATGATAGGAGGGATGTTGGAAAGTCGTTTGGCACTATCCGCTAAAGTTCATTTTGCATATGCTGTGCCAATTGTGAAATTTTATGATTTGGATACGTGTATGGTCGGCCATTTGGCAGATCCTGTTATTGGGGGTATTCAGTATAATGGTTATCGGATAAGCATTTCAGATAACCCAGGGATTGGGGCTGATATGGAACAGGAGTATTTGAATTCCTGTGAGTCTTGGATTATTTAGTCCTTGCTATCATTTTTTAACATTTGTTAAAAAATGATAGCAGAGCGTGTTGTTTGCTAGTCCTCTGGATTTAAAATAAATAATATTCAGTACCTTTGTGACACTTATTATTGTATTAAAAGTAGCAAAATATTATGAGTACACAAAAAGGTCCTATTTCTCAGTTTATTGAGGAAAATTACCTTC
It includes:
- a CDS encoding mandelate racemase/muconate lactonizing enzyme family protein, with the translated sequence MKITEIEIYRLSIPMEPFVIATGTMDFAQNTFIRIHTDAGIFGVGECSAFPMIVGETQDTCLVIARDFAKIWKGKDPLQISERLAELDLYIAGNTTIKSAFDMALYDIAAKNAGLPLYQFLKGAPREIVTDITIGIGSPEEMAAKAKLLYDAGAVMLKVKLGKEAKTDIARVREIRKAVGFDMPIRIDANQGWSYHDAVEVLQGLEPFKIQFCEQPMRTYLDHMLPQLRTETTVLIMADESVYSHHDAERLCRADACDYLNIKFSKSGGIHEALKIAAVASEFNMPCMIGGMLESRLALSAKVHFAYAVPIVKFYDLDTCMVGHLADPVIGGIQYNGYRISISDNPGIGADMEQEYLNSCESWII
- the gltB gene encoding glutamate synthase large subunit, with the protein product MIESNKNQQGLYDPSFEHDACGVGFVAHIKGIKSHNQVKDALTMLENMEHRGACGCDPESGDGAGIMIQLPHEFLWEECINLGIQLKEPGYYGTGMVFLPKEPEMNKICRTVIHEAATEREMKFLGFREVPVNRAGIGPTALSAEPEIVQFFIDRPDTIHNTEEFERKLFVLRRLIIQKIKQYQEYPLPLYFASLSCKTIIYKGQLTTYQVGSYFEDLRDPRVISAFGLVHSRFSTNTFPSWSLAQPFRMLAHNGEINTLTGNLNWFYAGMRALSSPYFTPEEMEILLPVVDYGQSDSACLDNVAELLLHSGRSLAHVMLMLVPEAWDGNTQMDPLKRAFYEYHATLMEPWDGPAALCFTDGKSIGATLDRNGLRPLRYAITADHRVIVASEAGALPIDESLIIKKGRQQAGKIFLVDMEQGKILSDEEVKGALVRQQPYGNWLDSYKIKLAELAEPRVTYTYLSKESVFKYQQTFGYSREDLETILTPMAINGYEPTGSMGSDVPLAILSDHPQHLSSYFKQFFAQVTNPPIDPIRERLVMSLATFIGNAGNILIEDKKFCHCVTLEHPILTSKELEKLRSIDTGAFQAKTLQAYFRADGQNGSLEAGLERLCRYADDAVKDGFEVLILSDRAIDSQHAPIPSILAVSAVHHHLIKTGNRGAVGLVVEAGDTWEVHHFACLLAFGATAINPYMALASIRTMKEQGKLDTELTWPELSKNYVKAVNAGLLKIFSKMGISTLQSYHGAQIFEVLGIDKTVVDKYFCGAVSRIGGLNLDDIAQEVLTKHWSNFKESRTVKTLLPEGGIYQWKRRGEGHLWNPETVHLLQQACRNDDYLTYKKYAEKINNQKEQLFTLRGLLDFAKHRTAIPLDQVESANEILKRFATGAMSFGSISHEAHSTLAIAMNRIGAKSNTGEGGEDELRYQPLPNGDSMRSAIKQVASARFGVTSNYLTQADEIQIKMAQGAKPGEGGQLPGPKVNEWIAKTRHSTPGVGLISPPPHHDIYSIEDLAQLIFDLKNANRAARINVKLVSKAGVGTIAAGVAKAHADVILIAGFDGGTGASPISSTKHAGLPWELGLAEAHQTLVKNKLRSRIVLQADGQVKTGRDIVVATLLGAEEWGVSTAALIAGGCIMMRKCHLNTCPVGVATQDPELRKLFTGKPEDIVNLFRFMAEEIRETMAELGFRTINEMVGKAQFLKKRENIDHWKASKIDFSGILYVEPNDSDQSLYNTEEQDHGMGMILDWGLLTQAKQALENKTPVFGTFLVKNTDRTIGTLLSNEISKKYGSVGLPDNTINYKFEGSAGQSFGAFSTKGLSFELEGEANDYVGKGLSGAQLAIYPKAESILVPHENIIIGNVALFGATSGHLFINGQAGERFAVRNSGATAVVEGVGDHGCEYMTGGRALILGETGRNFGAGMSGGIAWVYNPLGTFRENCNTEMIDLDPLEQEDEMAIIALLKRHISLTSSIIAQDILENWTTKKVSFIKVFPKEYKQVLRTKLVEA